One genomic region from Candidatus Eisenbacteria bacterium encodes:
- a CDS encoding DUF1565 domain-containing protein — protein sequence MVSRQVLIVLVISLMPAVSSATTWNVYEDGSGDAPFIQAAIDSAASRDTVRVWPGTYDEDPILIYGKSLQLESTGGAEMTTIPSLYWIYGNGPETVIVSGFRIVEVNGQPAFRVALINRFEIRQCIIEGFGDNSSVAGVEEFSIDECVFRDNINQHDQAGGALAIESVHRGDITNCLFIGNQTTHWNEGGNPDLGGGGALNAWTASGYGPLRISGNLFVGNEAPRTGAVMIAGNIEFFNNTVVGNTSDLAAVYLAPDDEATIHHNVFASNDPYGLYVWLHTGWQRCCCNGYWENTGWPDFYNHEGQWAGPCLGCEDIDDWADVMMDPLFCDPDLEDYHLQNSSPLLPENHPPGSEDCGGLIGAFGAGCASSSVSEPAKPIPSSWGQIKATYK from the coding sequence ATGGTATCCCGCCAGGTTCTGATCGTGCTGGTCATATCCCTGATGCCCGCAGTCAGCTCTGCCACGACCTGGAACGTCTACGAAGACGGCTCAGGTGATGCGCCGTTCATCCAGGCAGCGATAGATAGCGCCGCAAGTAGGGACACAGTACGGGTCTGGCCGGGAACGTACGATGAGGATCCCATCCTGATATACGGGAAATCACTGCAGCTTGAATCGACGGGAGGCGCGGAGATGACAACCATTCCGAGCCTCTACTGGATATATGGGAATGGACCGGAAACAGTGATAGTCTCCGGCTTCAGAATCGTGGAGGTGAATGGCCAACCGGCCTTTCGGGTAGCATTGATCAACCGATTTGAGATCCGGCAATGTATAATCGAGGGTTTTGGAGACAATAGCTCGGTGGCCGGCGTAGAGGAGTTTAGCATCGATGAATGTGTTTTCAGGGACAACATCAACCAGCACGATCAAGCGGGAGGGGCGCTGGCGATTGAATCCGTGCACCGAGGAGACATAACGAATTGTCTCTTCATTGGAAATCAGACAACGCATTGGAACGAAGGCGGTAATCCGGATCTTGGTGGTGGCGGTGCTCTGAATGCGTGGACCGCGTCCGGCTATGGACCGTTAAGAATCTCAGGCAATCTTTTCGTCGGCAATGAAGCGCCACGGACAGGTGCCGTAATGATTGCCGGGAATATCGAGTTTTTCAACAACACAGTTGTCGGCAATACTTCTGATTTGGCTGCCGTGTACCTCGCCCCAGACGATGAAGCGACGATTCACCACAATGTCTTTGCATCGAATGATCCGTATGGGCTATACGTCTGGCTTCATACTGGGTGGCAACGTTGTTGCTGCAATGGCTACTGGGAAAACACCGGCTGGCCGGATTTCTACAACCATGAAGGTCAGTGGGCTGGCCCGTGTTTGGGTTGCGAGGACATAGATGACTGGGCTGATGTAATGATGGATCCACTGTTCTGCGATCCTGATCTTGAGGATTATCATCTACAAAATTCGTCACCCCTGTTGCCGGAAAACCACCCACCAGGTTCCGAGGATTGCGGGGGTCTGATAGGTGCCTTTGGGGCGGGCTGCGCCTCCTCATCAGTCTCCGAACCAGCTAAGCCAATTCCGTCATCGTGGGGGCAGATCAAGGCGACTTATAAATAG